The following coding sequences are from one Arthrobacter sp. PvP023 window:
- a CDS encoding MurR/RpiR family transcriptional regulator yields the protein MRIDERIERHYAELSPQEQKAADTLLDRLGDLAVYNAAELARLSGVSKATMSRLFRRLGFEDFNEVKEHTRSIRSSGMPLGPQSSDGGLAAHWAQEQENLQRLAESLDEDKLSAASGKLAGARTVLLLGFRNSFPVALHFRQQLLQCRPAVSVAPQPGQSLGEELAGLGAGDAVVLFGFRRRPAGFRKILQAASATGAATILIADPSARRLAADATLWLECPVDGTHAFDSYAAAMSLVSVLANGVLIASGRAGRERVRAVTGMFDTLGEIEAK from the coding sequence ATGAGGATCGATGAACGAATCGAACGGCACTATGCGGAGCTGAGCCCCCAGGAACAAAAGGCGGCAGACACGCTCCTGGACCGCCTCGGCGACCTCGCCGTCTACAACGCCGCCGAACTTGCCAGGCTTAGCGGTGTTTCCAAAGCCACCATGAGCCGGCTGTTCCGCCGCCTCGGCTTCGAGGATTTCAACGAGGTCAAGGAACATACCCGGTCCATCCGTTCCAGCGGCATGCCGCTGGGTCCGCAATCGTCCGACGGCGGCCTGGCCGCCCATTGGGCGCAGGAGCAGGAAAACCTACAACGCCTGGCTGAATCGCTCGACGAGGACAAACTCTCGGCGGCCAGCGGCAAGCTCGCCGGCGCCCGGACCGTGCTGCTGCTCGGCTTCCGCAACAGCTTTCCCGTGGCGCTGCACTTCCGGCAGCAGTTGCTCCAGTGCCGCCCCGCGGTGTCTGTGGCGCCGCAGCCCGGACAGAGCCTGGGCGAGGAGCTCGCCGGACTGGGCGCAGGCGACGCGGTGGTCCTGTTCGGCTTCCGACGGCGGCCCGCCGGGTTCCGCAAGATCCTCCAGGCCGCCTCGGCCACCGGGGCTGCAACCATCCTGATCGCAGACCCGAGCGCACGCCGCCTTGCCGCCGACGCCACCCTGTGGCTCGAGTGCCCGGTGGACGGCACCCACGCCTTCGACAGCTATGCCGCCGCCATGAGCCTGGTGAGTGTCCTGGCCAACGGAGTGCTCATAGCCTCGGGACGGGCCGGCCGTGAGCGCGTCCGCGCAGTGACGGGCATGTTCGACACCCTCGGCGAGATCGAAGCGAAGTAA
- a CDS encoding nucleobase:cation symporter-2 family protein, whose product MNTKKKSAAAAAAGRTKSDRPEDQRLPLGSTFAYGFQHVLTMYGGIIAPPLIIGAAAGMSSQDIGLLIAACLFVGGLATILQTIGIPFFGSKLPLVQGVSFAGVSTMVAIVHGGGGIQAVFGSVIAASLIGLLITPLFSKIIRFFPPVVTGTVITTIGLTLMPVAANWAMGGNNKAPNYGSMANIGLAAATMAIVLLLSKVGNAAISRLSILLAMVLGTVIAFAFGMADFSKVGQGEIVAFPTPFAFGPPTFELAAIISMLIVILVTLTETSADIIAVGEIVGTKVDSKRIGDGLRADMLSSAISPLFNSFTQSAFAQNVGLVAITGVKSRFVVSAGGLILVILGLLPVLGRVVAAVPTPVLGGAGVVLFGTVAASGIRTLAKVEYKNNMNLIIVAASIGFGMIPIAAPAFYDKFPSWFGTIFHSGISSAAVMAILLNLLFNHLKAGNSENQSVFVAGTGRVVREEDLKCLAHGDRFEDGKLIDCDGKEVPVESASKSDH is encoded by the coding sequence ATGAACACCAAGAAGAAATCGGCCGCCGCAGCCGCCGCCGGCCGCACAAAGTCTGATCGCCCCGAAGACCAGCGGCTGCCCCTCGGAAGCACGTTCGCCTACGGCTTCCAGCACGTCCTCACCATGTACGGCGGCATCATCGCCCCGCCTCTGATCATCGGCGCAGCCGCCGGCATGTCGTCACAGGACATCGGCCTGCTGATCGCCGCCTGCCTTTTCGTCGGCGGCCTTGCCACGATACTGCAGACCATCGGTATTCCGTTCTTCGGGTCGAAGCTCCCGCTGGTCCAGGGCGTCTCCTTCGCCGGTGTTTCCACCATGGTGGCGATCGTCCACGGCGGGGGCGGTATCCAGGCGGTATTTGGCTCGGTGATTGCAGCCTCACTGATCGGCCTGCTCATCACTCCCCTGTTTTCCAAGATCATCCGATTCTTCCCGCCGGTGGTGACGGGCACGGTGATCACCACCATTGGCCTGACCCTGATGCCGGTAGCGGCCAACTGGGCCATGGGCGGCAACAACAAGGCCCCGAACTACGGCAGCATGGCCAACATCGGCCTGGCCGCGGCCACCATGGCGATCGTGCTGCTCCTGAGCAAGGTGGGCAACGCGGCTATCTCGAGGCTTTCCATCCTGCTGGCGATGGTGCTGGGCACTGTGATTGCGTTCGCCTTCGGCATGGCTGATTTCTCCAAGGTGGGCCAGGGCGAGATCGTCGCCTTCCCCACCCCGTTCGCATTCGGTCCGCCCACTTTCGAGCTCGCGGCGATCATTTCCATGCTGATCGTCATCCTGGTGACGCTTACCGAGACCTCCGCGGACATCATCGCAGTCGGCGAGATCGTCGGCACCAAGGTGGACTCCAAGCGCATCGGCGACGGCCTGCGGGCCGATATGCTCTCCAGCGCCATTTCCCCGCTGTTCAACTCCTTTACCCAGAGCGCCTTCGCCCAGAACGTTGGCCTCGTGGCCATCACCGGCGTCAAGAGCCGCTTCGTGGTGAGCGCCGGCGGCCTCATCCTGGTGATCCTCGGCCTGCTGCCGGTACTTGGCCGGGTAGTCGCAGCGGTGCCGACCCCCGTCCTGGGCGGTGCCGGCGTCGTACTATTTGGAACCGTTGCCGCAAGCGGCATCCGGACACTCGCCAAAGTGGAGTACAAGAACAACATGAACCTGATCATTGTGGCGGCGTCCATCGGCTTCGGCATGATCCCGATCGCTGCGCCGGCGTTCTATGACAAGTTCCCGTCCTGGTTCGGCACGATCTTCCACTCGGGCATCAGCTCGGCCGCGGTCATGGCCATCCTGCTGAACCTGCTTTTCAACCACCTCAAGGCCGGCAATTCCGAGAACCAGTCGGTGTTCGTGGCCGGAACGGGACGCGTGGTCCGCGAAGAGGATCTCAAGTGCCTGGCCCACGGCGACCGCTTCGAAGACGGCAAGCTGATCGACTGCGACGGCAAGGAAGTGCCGGTGGAGTCGGCGTCGAAATCTGACCACTAG
- the pucL gene encoding factor-independent urate hydroxylase yields MSSKIILGQNQYGKAEVRVVKITRDTDRHEIEDLNVTSQLRGDFAAAHLEGDNSHVVATDTQKNTIYAFAREGVGSPEAFLLRLGEHFTSSFDWVTGGRWEAESYSWDRIQAHGAEHDHSFVRNGQEVRTAVLVRDGAATHLISGLKDLTVLKSTQSGFVGYPRDKYTTLPETTDRILATDVSARWRFNANTDFSALDFNKSYEDVKSLLLEGFTEKYSHALQQTLFDMGAKVLEAHSEIDEIKFSMPNKHHFLVDLSPFGLDNPNEVFFAADRPYGLIEATVQREDATPADIAWSGIAGFC; encoded by the coding sequence ATGAGCAGCAAAATCATCCTCGGCCAGAACCAGTACGGCAAGGCCGAAGTCCGGGTCGTCAAGATCACCAGGGACACCGACCGCCACGAGATCGAAGACCTGAACGTCACCTCGCAGCTCCGCGGGGACTTCGCCGCCGCACACCTTGAGGGCGACAACAGCCACGTTGTGGCCACGGACACGCAGAAGAACACCATCTACGCGTTTGCCCGTGAAGGCGTCGGCTCACCCGAGGCCTTCCTCCTGCGGCTGGGCGAGCACTTCACCTCCAGCTTCGACTGGGTCACCGGCGGCCGCTGGGAAGCCGAGTCCTACAGCTGGGACCGGATCCAGGCCCACGGCGCCGAGCACGACCACTCCTTCGTGCGCAACGGCCAGGAAGTCCGCACTGCGGTGCTGGTCCGCGACGGCGCGGCCACTCACCTCATCTCCGGACTGAAGGACCTCACCGTCCTCAAGTCCACCCAGTCCGGCTTCGTCGGCTACCCGCGGGACAAGTACACCACCCTGCCGGAAACCACTGACCGCATCCTGGCCACGGATGTTTCGGCCCGCTGGCGCTTCAACGCCAACACGGACTTCAGCGCACTCGACTTCAACAAGAGCTACGAGGACGTCAAGAGCCTGCTGCTGGAGGGCTTCACCGAAAAGTACTCCCACGCCCTGCAGCAGACCCTGTTCGACATGGGCGCCAAGGTCCTGGAAGCGCACAGCGAGATCGACGAAATCAAGTTCTCGATGCCCAACAAGCACCACTTCCTGGTGGACCTCTCCCCGTTCGGCCTCGACAACCCCAACGAGGTCTTCTTCGCCGCAGACCGTCCCTACGGCCTGATCGAGGCCACGGTCCAGCGCGAGGACGCCACCCCGGCGGATATCGCCTGGTCCGGCATCGCCGGCTTCTGCTAA
- the ligD gene encoding non-homologous end-joining DNA ligase, translated as MSPSKTPAEILNIAGSDVRISSPDKVVFPGPGLTKLDLVRYYLAVADGALRGAGGRPMVLKRFPKGIDAEPFFQKRVPENHPDFIDTTTLHYASGTSAEEAVIRNAAGLAWVVNLGCLDLNPHPVRAEDLEHPDELRVDLDPMPGVGWPQIVDAAYVAREVLADAGLVGWPKTSGSRGLHILVRIAPQWSYRDVRLAAETLAREVENRAPGLATARWWKEERGESVFVDFNQNAKDRTVASAYSIRPLPDARVSTPLTWDEVRSTRPEQFTVPTVLERFADLGDPHVGIDAAVGSLDGLLALAAELGPAEKPPRGGGSGRRQSVMPLIEVARTRTKPEALAALDEWKARHADVVPALHPADVLVDGMRGSSSLWYRVRVNLQHVPQAERPQQEELIADYDPWAGKEWPGRAGA; from the coding sequence ATGAGCCCTTCAAAGACCCCGGCGGAGATCCTCAACATTGCCGGCAGCGACGTCCGCATCTCGAGTCCGGACAAGGTGGTGTTCCCCGGGCCCGGGCTGACGAAGCTCGACCTGGTGCGCTACTACCTCGCCGTCGCGGATGGTGCGCTGCGCGGCGCAGGCGGCCGTCCGATGGTGCTCAAGCGCTTCCCGAAAGGCATCGATGCTGAACCGTTCTTTCAAAAGCGCGTGCCCGAAAACCACCCCGACTTCATTGACACGACGACCCTTCACTATGCGTCCGGGACATCTGCCGAAGAGGCCGTTATCCGGAATGCTGCCGGCCTTGCGTGGGTGGTGAACCTTGGATGCCTCGACCTCAACCCGCATCCTGTGCGCGCCGAGGACCTTGAGCACCCCGACGAGCTCAGGGTGGACCTCGATCCGATGCCGGGGGTCGGTTGGCCCCAGATCGTCGACGCCGCGTATGTAGCACGGGAGGTCCTCGCCGACGCGGGACTCGTGGGGTGGCCGAAGACGAGCGGCTCGCGGGGACTCCACATCCTGGTGCGCATCGCCCCGCAGTGGTCGTACCGCGACGTACGGCTCGCTGCCGAGACCCTCGCCCGCGAGGTGGAGAACCGCGCGCCCGGCCTTGCCACCGCGCGGTGGTGGAAGGAGGAACGCGGCGAGAGTGTGTTCGTCGACTTCAACCAGAACGCCAAAGACCGCACCGTGGCATCCGCGTACTCGATCCGGCCGCTGCCCGATGCCCGGGTCTCGACGCCGCTCACCTGGGACGAGGTCCGCTCCACCCGGCCGGAACAGTTCACGGTGCCCACAGTGCTCGAGCGCTTCGCAGACCTGGGCGACCCGCATGTCGGCATCGACGCCGCGGTGGGCAGCCTCGACGGGCTCCTCGCTTTGGCTGCCGAGCTCGGCCCCGCCGAGAAGCCGCCGCGCGGCGGCGGCTCAGGCCGCCGGCAATCAGTGATGCCGCTGATCGAGGTGGCCCGCACCCGGACCAAACCCGAGGCCCTCGCGGCGCTCGACGAGTGGAAGGCCAGGCACGCGGATGTCGTCCCGGCCCTGCACCCGGCCGATGTGCTCGTCGACGGAATGCGCGGATCGAGCTCGCTCTGGTACAGGGTGCGGGTGAACCTGCAGCACGTCCCCCAAGCGGAGCGCCCGCAACAGGAGGAGCTCATCGCCGATTACGACCCCTGGGCCGGCAAGGAATGGCCGGGACGCGCGGGGGCCTGA
- a CDS encoding 8-oxoguanine deaminase, with protein MTTHPSVSRLWIRNPLAAFTANRLDASGGVVVAGGIITEVLAAGQLPSAPCEETFDAGSHVLLPGLINTHHHFYQTLTRAWGPVANAPLFPWLQNLYPVWARLIPRDLELATTVALAELLLSGCTTAADHHYLFPDGMEDAIDIEVRAVRELGMRATLTRGSMTLGEDDGGLPPQSTVQQPEVILADSERLIREYHERGDGAVIRIALAPCSPFSVTKEIMAESAALAERHDVRLHTHLAETLDEEDFCRKMFGLRTVDYLESVGWLGNRTWLGHGIHFSDAEIAALGAAGTAVAHCPTSNMRLASGTARVLELEDAGVPVGLGVDGSASNDASNMILEARQALYLQRLRYGAQVPVERALGWATRGSAAVLGRSDLGQLAPGMQADLALFRLDELRFSGSHDPLAALLLCGADRADRVMVGGQWRVVDGQIPGLDVAGLIAEHSAAARKLVSG; from the coding sequence ATGACCACGCATCCCTCCGTTTCCCGGCTCTGGATCCGGAATCCACTCGCAGCCTTCACCGCCAACCGTCTTGATGCCTCCGGCGGCGTCGTGGTGGCCGGCGGCATCATCACGGAAGTCCTGGCCGCCGGCCAGCTGCCTTCCGCCCCCTGCGAGGAAACATTCGACGCCGGCAGCCACGTGCTGCTGCCCGGCCTGATCAACACCCACCACCACTTCTACCAAACACTCACGCGCGCCTGGGGGCCGGTGGCCAACGCCCCGCTGTTCCCCTGGCTGCAGAACCTGTACCCGGTCTGGGCCCGGCTAATACCCCGCGACCTGGAACTGGCCACCACGGTTGCCCTCGCGGAACTGCTGCTCTCCGGCTGCACCACGGCCGCGGACCACCACTACCTGTTCCCGGACGGCATGGAGGACGCCATCGACATCGAGGTCCGGGCGGTGCGGGAGCTCGGCATGCGGGCCACGCTCACCCGCGGCTCCATGACGCTCGGAGAGGACGACGGCGGCCTGCCGCCGCAGTCCACCGTCCAGCAGCCGGAGGTGATCCTGGCGGACAGCGAACGGCTCATCCGCGAGTATCACGAACGCGGCGACGGCGCCGTCATCCGGATTGCCCTGGCCCCGTGCTCGCCTTTTTCCGTGACCAAGGAGATCATGGCCGAAAGCGCCGCGCTGGCCGAGCGGCATGACGTCCGGCTGCACACGCACCTGGCTGAAACGCTGGACGAGGAAGACTTCTGCCGGAAGATGTTCGGCCTGCGGACGGTGGATTACCTGGAGAGCGTGGGCTGGCTCGGCAACCGGACCTGGCTGGGCCACGGCATCCACTTCAGCGATGCCGAGATCGCCGCGCTGGGAGCCGCGGGCACCGCCGTCGCGCATTGCCCCACCTCCAACATGCGGCTGGCCTCGGGCACCGCCCGGGTACTCGAACTGGAGGACGCCGGAGTGCCCGTGGGGCTGGGAGTTGACGGGTCGGCGTCGAACGATGCCTCGAACATGATCCTGGAGGCACGGCAGGCACTGTACCTGCAGCGGCTTCGCTACGGGGCGCAGGTCCCGGTGGAGCGGGCGCTGGGCTGGGCGACACGGGGGTCGGCAGCGGTGCTGGGCCGCTCCGACCTGGGCCAGCTGGCACCCGGGATGCAGGCGGACCTGGCGTTGTTCCGGCTCGACGAGCTGCGCTTCTCCGGCAGCCACGACCCCCTCGCCGCGCTGCTGCTGTGCGGAGCGGACCGGGCCGACCGGGTCATGGTGGGCGGGCAGTGGCGCGTGGTGGACGGGCAGATTCCGGGCCTGGATGTTGCCGGACTGATCGCGGAACACTCGGCCGCGGCACGGAAGCTGGTGAGTGGGTAG
- a CDS encoding nucleoside deaminase: MSTTVTAQEFLARSIELATANVLNSGGPFGAVIVTADGQAFDGVNRVTATNDPTAHAEVTAIRRACSELGTFDLTGATLYTSCEPCPMCLASALWARVERVVFAADRHDAASVGFDDAVFYEYFENEQRDALMPVARLELEDPEAPPVLEPFTTWNTLDSRIDY; encoded by the coding sequence ATGAGTACCACCGTCACGGCCCAGGAATTCCTGGCCAGGTCCATCGAGTTGGCCACTGCCAACGTCCTCAACAGCGGCGGCCCGTTCGGCGCCGTCATTGTCACCGCAGACGGACAAGCGTTCGACGGCGTCAATCGCGTCACCGCCACGAACGACCCCACAGCCCACGCCGAAGTCACGGCCATCCGCCGCGCGTGCAGCGAACTCGGCACGTTCGACCTCACCGGAGCCACCCTCTACACCAGCTGCGAGCCCTGCCCCATGTGCCTGGCCTCCGCACTGTGGGCCAGGGTGGAACGGGTGGTGTTCGCCGCGGACCGGCACGACGCCGCCTCCGTGGGTTTCGACGACGCCGTGTTCTACGAGTACTTCGAAAACGAGCAGCGCGATGCGCTGATGCCGGTGGCCAGGCTCGAACTCGAGGACCCCGAGGCTCCTCCGGTCCTCGAACCGTTCACCACCTGGAACACGCTCGACTCCAGGATTGATTACTAG
- a CDS encoding NCS2 family permease, giving the protein MTILDTTSDERQQPAAPKRPQPANAFLDRFFEITKRGSTVAREVRGGLVTFFTMAYIVILNPLILGGFSAENAPTDVAGGWLSAAQVGAVTGLTAGVMTILFGLIANLPFGLAAGLGINSFLAVAVIQEVTWAEAMGLVVINGILIVLFGVTGARTAIFRAVPKELKAAITVGIGLFIAFIGFVDSGFVRATTAGPPVQLGDNGSITSVPTLVFIVGLLVMGILVARKVQGGLLIGIVATTVLAAVVEAVMQIGPGSASNPGGWHLNTPVLSGQLVSAPDLSLVGQFDLFGAFGRIGGLAATMLVFTLVFTNFFDAMGTMTGLARSAGVAHKDGTFPRLKSAFIVEGLGAVAGGATSGSSNTVYIDSAAGIGEGARTGLASVVTGALFLGSMFLTPLTSVVPLEVAAAALVVVGAMMMAQIREIKFSKFSVALPAFLTIVTMPLSYSIANGIGVGFISWAVISACSGKIRKVHPLMWVVTAGFLIYFARGPINALLGA; this is encoded by the coding sequence ATGACAATCCTGGACACTACCTCCGACGAGCGGCAGCAACCGGCCGCACCCAAGCGCCCGCAGCCAGCCAATGCTTTCCTGGACCGTTTCTTCGAAATCACCAAGCGCGGTTCCACTGTGGCCCGCGAGGTTCGCGGCGGCCTGGTCACGTTCTTCACCATGGCCTACATCGTCATCCTGAACCCGTTGATCCTAGGCGGTTTCAGCGCGGAGAATGCCCCCACCGATGTTGCCGGGGGCTGGCTGTCCGCAGCGCAGGTGGGCGCCGTCACCGGCCTCACCGCCGGCGTCATGACCATCCTGTTCGGCCTGATCGCCAACCTGCCCTTCGGGCTCGCGGCCGGCCTGGGGATCAACTCCTTCCTGGCCGTGGCCGTGATCCAGGAGGTCACCTGGGCCGAGGCCATGGGCCTGGTGGTCATCAACGGAATCCTGATCGTCCTCTTCGGCGTCACCGGCGCCCGGACAGCCATCTTCCGGGCCGTGCCCAAGGAACTGAAGGCTGCCATCACGGTGGGCATCGGCCTGTTCATCGCCTTCATCGGGTTCGTGGATTCGGGCTTCGTCCGGGCCACGACCGCGGGGCCACCGGTCCAGCTGGGCGACAACGGTTCCATCACCTCGGTTCCCACCCTGGTGTTCATCGTTGGCCTGCTGGTCATGGGCATCCTTGTGGCCCGCAAGGTGCAGGGCGGCCTGCTGATCGGCATCGTGGCCACCACCGTGCTCGCCGCGGTGGTCGAGGCAGTCATGCAGATCGGCCCCGGCAGCGCGAGCAACCCCGGCGGCTGGCACCTGAACACCCCTGTCCTCTCCGGCCAGCTGGTGTCCGCCCCGGACCTGTCCCTGGTGGGACAGTTCGACCTCTTCGGCGCCTTCGGCCGGATCGGCGGGCTCGCGGCGACCATGCTGGTGTTCACGCTGGTGTTCACCAACTTCTTTGACGCCATGGGCACCATGACCGGCCTGGCCAGGAGCGCCGGCGTGGCGCACAAGGACGGTACGTTCCCGCGGCTGAAGTCCGCCTTCATCGTCGAAGGCCTGGGAGCCGTGGCGGGCGGTGCCACGTCAGGTTCGTCCAACACGGTGTACATCGACTCGGCCGCGGGCATCGGGGAAGGCGCCCGCACCGGTCTGGCCTCCGTGGTCACCGGCGCGTTGTTCCTGGGCTCGATGTTCCTGACCCCGCTCACCTCCGTGGTGCCGCTGGAAGTGGCCGCCGCAGCCCTGGTGGTTGTCGGCGCCATGATGATGGCCCAGATCCGCGAGATCAAGTTCAGCAAGTTCTCCGTGGCACTGCCCGCCTTCCTGACCATCGTCACCATGCCGCTGAGCTACTCGATCGCCAACGGCATCGGCGTGGGCTTCATCTCCTGGGCGGTTATCAGTGCCTGCTCCGGCAAGATCCGGAAGGTGCATCCGCTGATGTGGGTGGTCACGGCAGGCTTCCTGATCTACTTCGCCCGCGGTCCCATCAACGCCCTGCTGGGCGCGTAG
- a CDS encoding XdhC family protein, with amino-acid sequence MLDLMPSLKEWQPAATGQRCALATVVGAGGSVPRPLGTSMLVSEAGDVLGSLSGGCVEGAVVEAALAAMHDGGTRREFFGYSAEDAFAVGLTCGGELEIHIEPLGTAPGGLRLDNLRVLAGQGGGSALALIRRVDAHGGGAVVIPDPAGFQAERSPELAALLGLPGPAAPEARRLMLAAAAQLEPLLRGGRTGLVRLAPPEGCLSGTAVPRSAPTSPATGPEPVTLLVESRLPPARLLIFGANDFGAALLPAAQLLGYHVTLCDARPAFAGQSRFAAADQMVTAWPHRYLAEEAAAGRIDARTVVCVLTHDPKFDIPLLQTALGLDLAYVGAMGSRRSHRQRVDSLLAAGVGPEDLSRLHSPIGLDLGAVTPAEVAVSITAELVASRSRSAGASVRAASLKDGAGPIHGTGPIHRTGRIDNVNTPQHQETPWT; translated from the coding sequence ATGTTGGATCTGATGCCTTCACTGAAGGAATGGCAGCCCGCCGCCACCGGCCAGCGCTGCGCACTGGCCACCGTGGTGGGGGCCGGCGGATCCGTGCCGAGGCCGCTGGGCACCTCCATGCTGGTGTCCGAAGCCGGCGACGTCCTGGGCAGCCTGTCCGGCGGCTGCGTTGAGGGCGCCGTCGTGGAGGCGGCGCTGGCGGCAATGCACGACGGCGGCACGCGCCGCGAGTTTTTCGGCTACAGCGCGGAGGACGCGTTCGCCGTCGGGCTCACCTGCGGGGGAGAGCTGGAGATCCATATCGAACCCCTGGGCACGGCGCCCGGCGGGCTCCGGTTGGATAACCTGCGGGTCCTTGCCGGTCAGGGGGGCGGCAGCGCACTCGCGCTGATCCGCCGGGTGGACGCCCACGGGGGCGGCGCCGTCGTGATTCCGGACCCGGCAGGTTTCCAGGCGGAGCGTTCCCCGGAACTCGCGGCGCTGCTGGGCCTGCCCGGGCCGGCAGCACCCGAGGCCCGGCGCCTGATGCTGGCGGCCGCCGCCCAGCTGGAACCCCTGCTGCGCGGCGGCCGGACAGGGCTGGTCCGGCTCGCCCCGCCGGAGGGCTGCCTTTCCGGCACAGCTGTGCCACGTAGCGCCCCAACCAGCCCGGCCACCGGCCCGGAGCCCGTCACCCTCCTTGTGGAGAGCCGGCTGCCACCGGCGCGGCTGCTGATCTTCGGCGCTAACGACTTCGGGGCCGCACTGCTGCCCGCCGCCCAGCTGCTGGGCTACCACGTAACACTGTGTGACGCCCGGCCGGCCTTCGCCGGCCAGTCACGGTTCGCCGCGGCGGACCAGATGGTCACGGCCTGGCCGCACCGCTACCTCGCCGAGGAAGCTGCGGCAGGGCGGATCGACGCGCGGACCGTGGTGTGCGTCCTGACCCACGATCCCAAGTTCGACATCCCGCTGCTGCAGACCGCGCTGGGCCTGGACCTGGCCTATGTGGGCGCCATGGGCTCGCGGCGCAGCCACCGGCAGCGCGTCGATTCACTGCTTGCCGCAGGGGTGGGGCCCGAGGACCTGTCCCGGTTGCATTCGCCCATCGGGCTGGACCTCGGCGCCGTGACGCCTGCCGAGGTGGCCGTGTCCATCACTGCCGAACTCGTGGCCAGCCGCAGCCGCTCCGCCGGTGCCTCGGTGCGGGCGGCGTCGCTGAAAGACGGCGCGGGCCCCATCCACGGAACCGGCCCCATCCACAGAACCGGCCGCATTGACAACGTCAACACCCCGCAACACCAGGAGACCCCATGGACATGA
- a CDS encoding FAD binding domain-containing protein, translating to MDMNTIEAVVRTEDPAEWRDGDAWLAGGTVLFSYGSLAFGKEPLRRLLDLGSAGWPAVTVTDAGIELAATCTVAELYALPGSAAAERAVAWPALDLVRPCCDSFVASFKVWNMSTVGGNLCTSLPAGPMTSLCAALDGVATVLGADGTSRTVPVAEFVTGDGRNCLAPGDLLRKVHLPASALAARVAFRRLSLSNLGRSGVLLIGRLDADGTLVLTVTAATKRPVQLRFPATAAVSAAALIEALDAAIPAELYHDDIHGLPAWRKDMTYRLAEEIRAELASPAGVPPARVSGDFWPPQRKSPQHGSPQHTSSPQRTVTSQASPQQEGA from the coding sequence ATGGACATGAACACCATCGAGGCCGTGGTCCGCACCGAAGACCCGGCCGAATGGCGCGACGGCGATGCCTGGCTCGCCGGCGGAACGGTGCTCTTCTCCTACGGGAGCCTTGCCTTCGGCAAGGAACCGCTCCGGCGGCTGCTGGACCTCGGCTCCGCCGGCTGGCCCGCCGTCACGGTGACGGATGCGGGCATCGAGCTCGCGGCAACCTGCACCGTGGCGGAGCTGTACGCCCTGCCCGGGTCCGCCGCGGCGGAGCGGGCAGTCGCGTGGCCTGCCCTGGACCTCGTCCGTCCCTGCTGCGACTCCTTCGTGGCCTCCTTCAAGGTGTGGAACATGTCCACCGTGGGCGGAAATCTCTGCACCTCGCTACCCGCCGGGCCCATGACCTCCCTGTGCGCCGCCCTCGACGGGGTGGCCACGGTTCTCGGGGCGGACGGCACCAGCCGGACCGTCCCGGTGGCGGAGTTCGTCACGGGGGACGGGCGCAACTGCCTGGCACCCGGCGACCTCCTCCGCAAAGTCCACCTCCCGGCGTCGGCCCTTGCCGCCCGGGTGGCTTTCCGCCGGCTGTCGCTGAGCAACCTGGGACGTTCGGGGGTGCTGCTGATCGGAAGGCTCGACGCCGACGGCACCCTGGTCCTGACCGTCACCGCGGCCACCAAACGCCCCGTGCAGCTGCGCTTTCCGGCCACTGCCGCGGTCTCCGCGGCCGCGCTCATAGAAGCGCTCGACGCCGCCATTCCGGCGGAGCTCTACCACGATGACATCCACGGCCTGCCCGCCTGGCGGAAGGACATGACCTACCGGCTCGCGGAGGAAATCAGGGCAGAACTCGCATCTCCGGCAGGGGTTCCGCCGGCCCGGGTGTCCGGGGACTTCTGGCCGCCGCAGCGAAAATCGCCACAGCACGGTTCGCCACAGCACACGTCTTCACCACAGCGCACAGTTACATCGCAGGCGTCGCCTCAGCAGGAAGGGGCCTGA